One genomic window of Arachis hypogaea cultivar Tifrunner chromosome 8, arahy.Tifrunner.gnm2.J5K5, whole genome shotgun sequence includes the following:
- the LOC112707256 gene encoding polycomb group protein FIE1, producing MAKVFGLGSEPVVGSLTPSKKRDYRVTNRLQEGKRPLYAVVFNFIDSRYLNVFATVGGNRITVYQCLEGGVIAVLQSYVDEDKDESFYTVSWASNVDGAPFLVAGGINGVIRVIDTGSERIYKSFVGHGDSINEIRTQALKSSLVISASKDESVRLWNVHTGICILIFAGAGGHRNEVLSVDFHPSDIYKIASCGMDNTVKIWSMKEFWTYVEKSFTWTDLPSKFPTKYVQFPVFNASVHSNYVDCNRWLGDFILSKSVDNEIVLWEPKVKEQTPGEGVVDILQKYPVPECDIWFIKFSCDFHYNQAAIGNREGKIFVWELQSSPPVLIARLSHPQSKSPIRQTAVSFDGSIILSCCEDGTIWRWDDVTNVPPA from the exons atggcgAAGGTTTTTGGTTTGGGGAGTGAGCCAGTGGTGGGTTCACTAACTCCATCGAAGAAGAGAGATTACAGAGTCACCAACCGCCTCCAAGAGGGTAAACGCCCTCTATACGCCGTCGTTTTCAACTTCATCGATTCCCGCTACCTCAACGTTTTTGCCACTGTTGGCGGCAATAGG ATTACGGTTTATCAGTGTCTTGAAGGAGGAGTTATTGCTGTTTTGCAATCTTATGTTGATGAGGAT AAGGATGAATCCTTTTACACAGTGAGCTGGGCAAGCAATGTTGATGGTGCCCCATTTCTGGTGGCTGGAGGAATCAATGGCGTAATCCGAGTCATAGATACTGGTTCTGAGAGGATATACAAG AGCTTTGTTGGGCATGGAGACTCCATAAACGAAATCAGGACCCAAGCATTGAAGTCATCGCTTGTGATCTCTGCAAGCAAA GATGAATCTGTCCGGTTATGGAATGTTCATACTGGAATATGCATTCTGATATTTGCCGGGGCTGGAGGGCATCGTAATGAAGTTTTGAGCGTT GACTTTCATCCATCAGATATATACAAAATTGCTAGCTGTGGCATGGATAACACTGTAAAGATATGGTCGATGAAGG AGTTCTGGACCTACGTGGAAAAGTCATTCACATGGACAGATCTTCCATCTAAGTTTCCCACAAAATATGTGCAGTTTCCT GTATTCAATGCTTCAGTTCATTCAAATTATGTCGACTGTAATAGGTGGCTGGGTGATTTTATCCTCTCAAAG AGTGTTGACAATGAAATTGTCTTGTGGGAGCCTAAAGTGAAGGAACAAACTCCAGGAGAG GGTGTAGTTGACATTCTCCAGAAATACCCTGTTCCTGAGTGTGATATCTGGTTCATCAAGTTTTCTTGTGATTTCCATTACAATCAAGCTGCAATAG GTAACAGGGAAGGGAAGATTTTTGTTTGGGAATTGCAGTCAAGTCCGCCAGTTCTTATCGCAAG GTTGTCGCATCCTCAATCGAAATCTCCAATCCGGCAAACTGCCGTGTCTTTTGATGGAAG TATTATTTTGAGTTGCTGTGAGGACGGCACGATATGGCGCTGGGACGATGTTACAAACGTGCCACCAGCTTAG
- the LOC112707253 gene encoding pentatricopeptide repeat-containing protein At4g04790, mitochondrial yields MRHSYFSYVRNVTRFRSRSRSAAYSSFFSEFDGDSTLASLKLKQSPASDDSSNVAFKKISSIYYGDSISVKKPISKRNDNTKESQSQPGISWLSNIYNNNLLLQRKGHSRKKKQKHLFEFSQENRFNKLVRICAKVLGPEATIALFGKVGRDPGIKGYNALIEMCIEKARESSDEDIVIEELGKVFHLFKLMGERGFRLEEQSYRPLLLYTIDMCMVEEFHFFCDAIKDQNASLITRLGYYEMMLWLRVNNEEKIQEICNLIAENDGEETSDLRENYFLALCESERKKEILELLEIIDIKKLSSVESVEKIFQALGRHQLEPVAENFLLDFKTSDYETNNITNFIASYAVSIPDLLVENVITKFKDLHQTLEVSPSSSSYEKLILHCCTLREVRVALDIVGEMCEGGLTLSNEMLQSILQTCEETSEYNLVHRIFSTIRQYNLETNDKTFRCMIDLFLKMKDLEGAYRMLDEMGELNLKPSASMYNTIMAECFREKNTSDGVRVLEHMQNADVMPDSETFSYLISNSETEEDVVMYYKELKESGIKPTKQIFMALINAYAACGQLEKAKQVVLDPLIPQKNLNQIKCVLVSVLAAHGQLSEAIHYYEEIKKAGHNLEPKDIMSLIEKARSNVELDRLLLLLEELNDTDYWNGACCRIILYCIWNKDISSAVNLCKLLKNKYQSNELVTEALCDKHHSDELVMKVLFDKVFSLIDGSESSHLQACLELLSEIKDKLGLVPPKEYHDSLLSAHAKTSELHNAN; encoded by the exons ATGCGCCATTCATATTTCTCCTACGTTAGAAATGTAACCCGATTCCGTTCACGTTCACGTTCTGCTGCATACTCTTCCTTCTTTTCGGAATTCGATGGAGATTCTACACTCGCAAGCCTCAAGCTTAAACAATCCCCTGCTTCAG ATGATTCTTCTAATGTGGCGTTTAAGAAAATTTCTTCTATTTACTACg GTGATAGTATCTCGGTCAAGAAACCCATATCTAAGAGAAATGATAATACAAAAGAGTCCCAAAGTCAGCCAGGGATATCATGGCTTTCaaacatatataacaataatttaTTATTACAACGGAAAGGACATTCTCGCAAAAAGAAACAGAAACACTTGTTTGAATTTTCTCAAGAGAACCGTTTTAATAAGTTGGTTAGAATTTGTGCAAAGGTACTTGGACCGGAGGCTACCATTGCATTGTTTGGTAAAGTTGGACGAGATCCAGGGATCAAAGGGTACAATGCACTGATAGAAATGTGCATAGAAAAGGCTAGGGAAAGTAGTGACGAAGACATAGTGATAGAAGAGTTGGGGAAGGTTTTCCATCTTTTTAAATTGATGGGTGAACGAGGATTTCGGCTAGAAGAGCAATCATATCGTCCACTtcttttgtatactattgacatgTGTATGGTTGAAGAGTTTCATTTTTTCTGTGATGCTATCAAAGACCAGAATGCCAGTTTAATTACCAGACTCGGTTACTACGAAATGATGTTGTGGTTAAGAGTTAATAATGAAGAAAAGATTCAAGAAATCTGTAATCTCATTGCAGAGAATGATGGTGAAGAAACTTCTGATTTACGAG AAAATTATTTCTTGGCTCTTTGTGAGAGTGAGCGGAAGAAGGAGATATTGGAGCTATTGGAAATCATAGACATAAAAAAGCTTTCATCTGTAGAATCTGTAGAAAAGATATTTCAGGCATTAGGAAGGCATCAACTGGAACCTGTTGCGGAGAACTTCCTTTTGGACTTCAAAACAAGTG ATTATGaaacaaataatattacaaacttcATTGCAAGTTATGCTGTTAGCATCCCAGATTTATTG GTTGAGAATGTCATTACAAAATTCAAGGATTTGCACCAAACACTTGAAGTGTCACCTTCATCCTCATCATATGAGAAGCTAATTTTACATTGCTGCACGTTGCGCGAG GTGCGTGTAGCTCTTGATATTGTTGGTGAAATGTGTGAAGGGGGCTTGACTTTATCAAATGAGATGTTACAGTCCATATTACAAACTTGTGAGGAAACATCCGAATATAATTTG GTTCATCGGATCTTCTCTACAATACGCCAGTACAATCTGGAGACAAATGATAAGACATTCAGATGTATGATAGACTTGTTCTTGAAGATGAAAGAC CTTGAAGGTGCATATAGAATGCTCGATGAAATGGGGGAACTGAATTTGAAACCATCAGCTAGCATGTACAATACCATAATGGCAGAATGTTTTAGAGAG AAAAACACGAGTGATGGGGTCAGGGTCCTTGAGCACATGCAAAATGCTGATGTAATGCCTGATTCAGAGACTTTTAGCTACCTGATTAGCAACTCTGAAACTGAAGAGGATGTAGTCATG TATTATAAAGAACTGAAGGAATCTGGAATCAAACCTACAAAGCAAATTTTCATGGCCCTTATAAATGCTTATGCTGCTTGTGGACAGTTGGAGAAAGCAAAACAG GTAGTGTTAGATCCATTGATACCACAGAAGAACTTGAACCAAATCAAGTGTGTGCTTGTTTCAGTTCTTGCAGCACATGGGCAACTGTCTGAAGCTATTCATTATTACGAGGAAATCAAGAAAGCTGGACATAATTTGGAGCCAAAAGATATTATGAGTCTCATC GAGAAGGCTCGGTCCAATGTAGAGTTGGACAGGTTGCTTCTTCTACTTGAGGAATTAAATGATACAGATTATTGGAATGGAGCTTGCTGCAGAATCATCTTGTATTGTATTTGGAACAAGGATATAAG TTCTGCTGTCAACTTGTGTAAGCTCCTCAAGAATAAGTACCAAAGCAACGAACTGGTTACAGAAGCTCTCTGCGATAAGCACCACAGCGATGAATTGGTTATGAAAGTTCTCTTTGATAAG GTGTTCTCTCTCATCGACGGGTCAGAGTCGAGCCATTTGCAAGCGTGCCTCGAACTGCTTTCTGAAATCAAGGATAAGCTAGGCCTTGTGCCTCCAAAGGAATATCATGATTCTCTGCTAAGTGCTCATGCCAAAACCTCTGAATTACATAATGCTAACTGA
- the LOC112707254 gene encoding protein CHLORORESPIRATORY REDUCTION 41, chloroplastic, giving the protein MASTILQFLSSYPTSHSHHPNQNQNQNHLYSHRPFIEISNIQIHPRKHFSINCTNNNNNNNNALSTNYAASDYSNDDSNEEFPTQDPNSSTVNSPQTFPIEKRRRSEIVRQRRPKTEISQAEPPNFEVGWKRTKEINLELPIGYVIADFLEKLEELMGKEFGSTELLAKAGEIVAERAREEAEILMDEGKVEERMVTELFRVLKLMEMDLAMVKASVKEETLDERLKQAKARCRQAILVAYSF; this is encoded by the coding sequence ATGGCTTCCACAATCCTCCAGTTTCTCTCATCATATCCTACTTCTCATTCTCATCATccaaaccaaaaccaaaaccaaaaccatcTCTATTCACATAGACCATTTATAGAGATTTCCAATATTCAAATCCACCCAAGAAAGCACTTCTCCATCAACtgcaccaataataataataataacaataatgccTTAAGCACCAATTATGCAGCTAGTGATTATTCCAATGATGATTCTAATGAAGAATTTCCAACCCAAGATCCTAATTCTAGCACAGTCAACAGTCCACAGACATTTCCcatagagaagagaagaagatcagAAATAGTGAGGCAAAGAAGGCCTAAAACTGAAATATCACAGGCCGAGCCACCGAATTTTGAGGTTGGTTGGAAGAGGACAAAAGAGATTAATTTAGAGCTGCCAATAGGTTATGTCATAGCTGATTTCTTGGAGAAGCTAGAGGAGCTAATGGGGAAGGAGTTCGGGTCGACCGAGTTGCTAGCGAAGGCCGGGGAGATTGTGGCCGAGAGGGCGAGGGAGGAGGCAGAGATACTGATGGATGAAGGGAAAGTGGAAGAGAGAATGGTGACTGAGTTGTTCAGAGTGTTGAAGCTGATGGAAATGGATTTGGCAATGGTGAAGGCTTCTGTGAAGGAAGAGACATTGGATGAGAGGCTCAAACAGGCTAAGGCTAGGTGCAGGCAAGCCATTCTTGTTGCTTACTCATTTTGA